The Algoriphagus sanaruensis genome window below encodes:
- a CDS encoding BrxA/BrxB family bacilliredoxin, whose protein sequence is MYPEDLIAPMRAELTNVGFQEFRTEDQVAEHLGPNHKGTTFVVVNSVCGCAAGAARPGVRYALEHAAKKPSTLATVFAGNDRDAVAKVRELVLPYPPSSPAMALFKDGELVHFIERHHIEGRNAKMIGDHLVEVFEHFCD, encoded by the coding sequence ATGTACCCAGAGGATTTAATTGCTCCAATGCGAGCAGAATTAACAAATGTAGGGTTCCAAGAATTTAGAACCGAAGATCAAGTAGCAGAACATCTTGGCCCAAATCATAAAGGGACCACATTTGTGGTTGTCAATTCAGTATGTGGATGCGCTGCAGGAGCAGCTAGACCTGGAGTTCGATATGCCTTGGAGCATGCCGCAAAAAAGCCAAGTACTCTTGCAACTGTTTTCGCTGGAAATGACCGTGATGCAGTAGCGAAAGTTAGAGAGCTGGTACTTCCCTACCCTCCTTCTTCCCCTGCAATGGCCTTGTTCAAAGATGGAGAACTAGTACACTTCATCGAAAGACACCATATCGAAGGTCGAAATGCAAAAATGATTGGAGACCATTTGGTCGAAGTATTTGAGCATTTCTGCGATTAA
- a CDS encoding citrate synthase, with protein sequence MSDSAKLIYKGQEFEFPVITGTENEPAIDISKLRGATGLITLDSGFKNTGSTTSSITFLDGEQGILRYRGYRIEDLAEKSSFIEVAYLLIYGELPTQTQYEDFTKQITYHTLVHEDIKKILDGFPSNAHPMGVLSSLICSLSAFYPDSLNPNRTEDEINLSIIRLIAKMPTFAAWAYKNKMGHPVNYPDNSLDYCSNFLKMMFALPAERYEVDPIVSKALDALLILHADHEQNCSTSTVRIVGSSQASIYASISAGINALWGPLHGGANQSVIEMLEAIKADGGDAKKYLDKAKDKNDPFRLMGFGHRVYKNFDPRAKIIKKAADDVLEKLGVKDPVLDIAKELEYAALNDPYFVERKLYPNVDFYSGIIYRALGIPTDMFTVMFALGRLPGWIAQWKEMRENGEPIGRPRQVYTGATERDYVSMNKR encoded by the coding sequence ATGTCTGACTCCGCCAAATTGATCTACAAAGGACAGGAATTTGAATTCCCGGTAATCACCGGTACAGAAAATGAACCAGCTATAGACATTTCCAAGCTAAGAGGCGCAACAGGATTAATCACCCTTGATTCTGGCTTCAAAAACACGGGATCAACAACCAGTTCAATTACTTTTTTGGACGGGGAACAGGGCATCCTCAGATACCGCGGGTATCGAATTGAAGATTTGGCTGAGAAATCATCTTTCATTGAAGTAGCTTATTTATTAATTTATGGAGAGCTTCCGACTCAAACACAGTACGAAGACTTTACCAAGCAAATCACCTATCATACACTAGTTCACGAGGACATTAAGAAGATTTTGGATGGATTCCCTTCCAATGCTCACCCAATGGGTGTTCTTTCTTCCTTGATCTGCTCCCTTTCAGCATTCTACCCAGATTCGTTAAATCCAAATCGAACTGAGGACGAAATCAATTTGAGCATCATTCGTTTGATCGCCAAAATGCCAACATTTGCAGCTTGGGCTTATAAAAACAAGATGGGACATCCAGTGAACTATCCTGATAATTCATTGGACTACTGCTCAAACTTCCTAAAAATGATGTTTGCCTTGCCGGCAGAGCGTTATGAAGTTGATCCGATTGTTTCTAAGGCATTGGACGCACTTCTTATCCTTCATGCTGACCACGAGCAAAACTGTTCAACCTCTACTGTTCGAATTGTAGGTTCTTCCCAAGCTTCCATTTATGCATCCATTTCTGCAGGAATCAATGCGCTTTGGGGCCCACTTCATGGAGGAGCAAACCAATCCGTGATTGAGATGCTCGAAGCGATCAAAGCTGATGGCGGTGACGCGAAGAAATATTTGGACAAAGCAAAAGACAAAAATGATCCATTCCGATTGATGGGATTTGGACACCGAGTTTATAAGAATTTTGACCCACGTGCAAAAATCATCAAAAAGGCTGCAGATGATGTATTGGAAAAATTAGGAGTAAAAGATCCAGTTTTGGACATTGCAAAAGAATTGGAATATGCAGCGTTGAACGATCCGTATTTCGTAGAAAGAAAACTTTATCCAAACGTGGACTTCTATTCTGGCATCATCTATCGAGCATTGGGAATTCCAACAGATATGTTTACTGTAATGTTTGCCTTAGGTCGTCTCCCAGGTTGGATTGCTCAGTGGAAAGAAATGAGAGAAAATGGCGAACCAATCGGTCGTCCTCGTCAAGTTTACACTGGTGCTACTGAACGTGACTACGTAAGCATGAACAAGCGGTAA
- a CDS encoding acyl-CoA-binding protein, whose translation MNLNTIEEAVALTQKFTSRPTNEELLKLYGLYKQATEGDNEGERPGGFDFKAAAKFNAWLTQKGKSKEVATQEYIQLVAALAVKHL comes from the coding sequence ATGAATCTGAACACGATAGAAGAAGCGGTTGCTCTTACTCAAAAATTTACTTCAAGACCAACGAATGAAGAACTCTTGAAGCTGTACGGCTTATACAAACAAGCTACAGAAGGAGATAATGAAGGCGAACGACCAGGAGGTTTTGACTTCAAAGCCGCTGCAAAATTCAATGCTTGGCTAACACAAAAAGGAAAATCTAAAGAAGTTGCCACACAAGAATATATTCAGTTGGTAGCCGCTTTAGCAGTAAAACACCTTTAA
- a CDS encoding bile acid:sodium symporter family protein, whose translation MNNRLFKTLQKVGINGFLLGLFAAIALAAWVPEVGSSQSGIPWKPIINLGIALVFFFYGVKLNPVQLKEGLTNWRLHLMIQSATFLFFPILVLVLKNITPWIEDDFQLGITYLSALPSTVSASVVMVSIAGGNLPGAIFNASISSLLGVILTPAWMGILANGVGGELDFWSTLGELTLKVIFPVTLGVLCHGWLFPKLKDFLPRLKYVDQTVIMIIVFTSFSDSFQQQIFSSYAVSTLLSVALTMLGIFLLVLIILSVLGKAFRFSLQDRITTLFCGSKKSLVHGVVIGKVIFPNAATLGLVLLPVMLYHIQQLILGSILAGYIGRNYSEEKK comes from the coding sequence ATGAATAATCGACTTTTTAAAACGCTTCAAAAAGTTGGGATCAATGGATTTCTTCTTGGGTTGTTCGCAGCTATTGCACTAGCAGCTTGGGTTCCAGAGGTAGGTTCGTCTCAATCGGGAATTCCTTGGAAGCCGATTATCAACCTAGGGATAGCTTTGGTTTTTTTCTTTTATGGAGTAAAGCTCAATCCAGTTCAATTAAAGGAAGGATTGACTAATTGGCGATTGCACTTGATGATTCAAAGTGCCACCTTTTTGTTCTTTCCTATTTTGGTTTTGGTGTTGAAGAATATCACTCCTTGGATTGAGGATGATTTTCAGCTTGGGATTACCTATTTGTCAGCGCTGCCTTCCACAGTGAGTGCTTCAGTAGTGATGGTTTCCATCGCAGGGGGAAATCTTCCCGGAGCAATTTTTAATGCAAGTATTTCAAGTCTGTTGGGGGTCATACTCACGCCTGCATGGATGGGGATTTTGGCGAATGGAGTAGGAGGAGAGCTTGATTTTTGGTCGACTTTAGGAGAGCTTACCCTCAAAGTTATTTTCCCTGTCACTTTGGGAGTACTTTGTCATGGTTGGTTATTCCCTAAGTTGAAAGATTTCTTGCCGAGGTTAAAGTATGTGGATCAGACCGTAATCATGATCATCGTATTTACTTCATTTTCAGACTCGTTTCAACAACAAATTTTTTCCAGCTATGCGGTTTCAACTTTGCTGAGTGTTGCATTGACGATGTTAGGAATTTTTCTTTTGGTTTTAATCATTCTCTCTGTTCTAGGGAAAGCATTTCGATTTTCCCTTCAGGACCGAATCACCACGCTTTTTTGTGGGTCAAAAAAGTCTCTTGTTCATGGCGTGGTGATTGGAAAAGTCATTTTTCCGAATGCCGCAACCTTAGGTTTGGTATTGTTGCCAGTAATGCTGTATCACATCCAACAACTCATCCTAGGTAGCATTCTTGCAGGCTATATCGGAAGGAATTATTCAGAAGAAAAAAAATGA
- a CDS encoding TrmH family RNA methyltransferase: MLSKNTVKFIKSLHQKKYRNETGKFFVEGEKSVLELLDSDYSVDLLVVTEEFADRHFSVLKNYSGELIEVTQNQLEQLGQFQSNNAALAVATCKSNQSFEVQEDELIIALADVRDPGNLGTIIRIADWYGIKKLVFSPNTAEFYNPKVLQASMGSFTRVSFFYEDLAQVFNRWKLPVYGAYLGGKSIHSLVKTSPGVILMGNESHGIPETLESSVTQKITIPGFGKAESLNVAIATAILCDNFKRLLS, translated from the coding sequence ATGCTGAGCAAAAATACGGTTAAGTTTATAAAATCCTTACATCAAAAAAAATACCGAAACGAGACGGGAAAGTTCTTTGTAGAAGGAGAGAAAAGCGTTTTGGAGTTATTGGATTCAGATTATTCTGTGGATTTGCTGGTGGTCACCGAGGAATTTGCCGACCGTCACTTTTCGGTATTGAAAAATTATTCTGGAGAGCTGATAGAGGTGACTCAAAACCAATTAGAGCAATTGGGACAGTTTCAAAGTAATAATGCGGCTTTAGCGGTTGCGACATGTAAATCTAATCAGTCATTTGAGGTACAGGAAGACGAGTTGATTATCGCTTTAGCAGACGTTCGGGACCCAGGTAACTTGGGTACGATTATTCGTATTGCCGATTGGTATGGAATCAAAAAACTCGTCTTTTCTCCAAATACAGCTGAATTCTACAATCCAAAAGTCTTACAGGCATCCATGGGGTCATTTACACGGGTGTCATTTTTTTATGAAGACTTAGCTCAAGTTTTCAATCGCTGGAAACTACCGGTGTATGGAGCGTATTTGGGCGGAAAGAGTATTCATTCCCTTGTCAAAACTTCACCTGGAGTTATTTTGATGGGAAATGAATCGCACGGAATTCCAGAAACTTTGGAATCAAGTGTTACTCAAAAAATTACCATTCCGGGATTTGGAAAGGCGGAATCACTGAACGTTGCCATTGCCACTGCCATCCTCTGCGATAACTTCAAACGACTGCTTTCCTAA
- the hemF gene encoding oxygen-dependent coproporphyrinogen oxidase gives MSKKTKEEIAEIYKQIQDHICQQLELADGQGKFSEDAWSRADGGGGRTRIFSGGKIIEKGGVAFSAVHGPTPDKILQKLGLEKGDFFATGVSIVLHPFSPMVPIIHMNIRYFEMEDGTHWFGGGIDLTPHYIDLEDAQYFHEQVKSTCDQFDTSYYPKFKAWADDYFYIRHRNETRGIGGIFYDRLSAKSDQEFDKILDFSLAIGRLFPQVYGYFMKKNSIIPYGEIEKSWQNLRRGRYVEFNLVWDAGTKFGLDTNGRTESILMSMPPLAEWTYMHQPSEGSNEAKTLSFLKKGIDWITVGK, from the coding sequence ATGAGTAAGAAAACAAAAGAAGAAATCGCTGAAATCTACAAGCAAATACAAGATCATATCTGTCAGCAGTTAGAACTTGCAGATGGCCAAGGAAAATTTTCAGAGGATGCTTGGTCTCGTGCTGATGGTGGCGGGGGAAGAACGAGGATTTTTTCTGGAGGAAAAATTATTGAAAAAGGTGGAGTGGCCTTTTCTGCTGTCCATGGCCCTACCCCGGATAAAATTCTCCAAAAACTAGGTTTGGAAAAAGGGGACTTTTTTGCGACTGGCGTGTCCATTGTTTTACATCCATTTAGTCCCATGGTACCCATCATTCACATGAATATCAGGTATTTCGAAATGGAAGATGGAACACATTGGTTTGGAGGTGGCATCGATCTTACTCCGCATTATATAGACCTGGAGGATGCTCAATATTTTCATGAACAAGTAAAATCCACCTGCGACCAATTTGACACCAGCTATTATCCAAAATTTAAAGCTTGGGCAGATGACTATTTCTATATCCGACATCGAAACGAAACCCGTGGAATTGGAGGAATTTTCTACGATCGACTGAGTGCAAAATCTGACCAGGAGTTTGACAAAATTCTGGATTTTAGCTTGGCCATAGGAAGACTGTTTCCACAGGTTTATGGCTATTTCATGAAAAAGAACTCTATAATTCCTTATGGAGAAATCGAAAAATCTTGGCAAAACCTCCGAAGAGGAAGGTATGTGGAGTTCAATTTGGTTTGGGATGCAGGAACTAAATTTGGATTGGATACCAATGGCAGAACAGAAAGTATCCTCATGAGTATGCCTCCATTGGCCGAATGGACGTATATGCACCAACCCTCCGAAGGAAGCAATGAAGCAAAAACTTTATCCTTCTTGAAAAAAGGAATAGACTGGATAACTGTTGGCAAATGA
- a CDS encoding phosphatase PAP2 family protein encodes MIESIKKWDEDLFLFLNSFHWDWLDPVIFQATKTITWIPLFAFLIYKIYKADPKNSWWVFGGVFLTILISDQLTSGLMKPFFERLRPCHDPRWEGLIHNYGRCGGLYGFVSSHAANSFGLAVFLNRKLKGKMKGLRWLYLYAFFVSYTRIYLGVHYPWDIIIGAAIGTAIAWISWFFIVFVKRELVKQVLK; translated from the coding sequence ATGATTGAAAGCATTAAAAAATGGGACGAAGACCTCTTCCTTTTCCTCAATTCATTTCATTGGGATTGGTTGGATCCGGTTATTTTCCAAGCCACCAAAACGATTACATGGATACCCTTATTTGCCTTTTTGATCTATAAGATTTACAAAGCTGATCCAAAAAATAGCTGGTGGGTTTTTGGAGGAGTGTTTTTAACCATTTTGATTTCCGATCAATTGACCTCTGGGCTAATGAAGCCGTTTTTCGAACGACTTCGACCCTGTCATGACCCTAGATGGGAAGGATTAATCCATAATTACGGCCGATGCGGTGGATTATATGGATTTGTATCTTCTCATGCTGCCAATTCCTTCGGATTGGCTGTTTTCCTGAATCGAAAACTCAAAGGAAAAATGAAAGGACTTCGGTGGCTATACCTTTATGCCTTTTTTGTAAGCTATACGCGGATTTATCTGGGAGTACATTACCCTTGGGATATTATAATTGGTGCAGCGATCGGTACGGCAATCGCATGGATTTCATGGTTCTTTATCGTCTTTGTAAAAAGAGAACTGGTCAAACAAGTGCTGAAATAA
- a CDS encoding transglutaminase-like domain-containing protein, translating into MNWKYKVSYLLLASLGLASCQEQKNSQDENTSASPKIEIAEIEQGIKDFIDQKTAENEGFFPVKDESHDLKMKLVRVHTEYLSNLGPNEHFACVDLVDVSGDVYDVDFFMEGQPGNMTVTQTTVHKLNGKPFYSWKQNKEDKTWYRVPLEQSTNNLLGVVEGSDAFEFYYSLQIPPLKGSAEMWIPVAQSDDFQEIEMIALNSPISSKPLEEVTYGNSFLYFQLSPEDSGKEIQVSYRVNRKEKGPYDAPEPEAVFLASNKLMPKGGRFEEIAREALGQKINESHLIQARALYDYIIDNMRYMKFGNFGRGDSNYACDSKTGNCSEFHSFFISLARSVGIPARFAIGASIPSDRDEGGIDGYHCWAEFYADGKWWPVDISEANKYTALATYYFGRHPANRIELSKGRDLELNPGPDAGPINFIAYPFLEEGGKEIKVPSKFSFKRLKEV; encoded by the coding sequence ATGAATTGGAAATATAAAGTGAGCTATTTGCTCTTAGCTAGTCTTGGTTTGGCTTCTTGTCAAGAACAGAAGAACTCCCAGGATGAAAATACTTCAGCTTCACCTAAGATCGAAATTGCCGAGATTGAGCAAGGAATTAAGGATTTTATTGACCAAAAAACAGCCGAAAATGAAGGCTTTTTCCCTGTAAAGGATGAAAGTCATGATTTAAAAATGAAATTGGTTAGGGTTCATACGGAGTACTTATCAAATCTCGGCCCCAATGAACATTTTGCATGTGTAGATTTGGTGGATGTAAGTGGGGATGTTTACGATGTGGATTTTTTTATGGAAGGACAGCCAGGAAATATGACTGTTACCCAAACGACTGTTCATAAATTGAACGGCAAGCCTTTTTACAGTTGGAAGCAAAATAAAGAAGATAAAACCTGGTATCGCGTGCCTTTAGAACAATCAACCAACAATCTCCTCGGCGTGGTCGAGGGGTCCGATGCATTTGAATTTTATTATTCGCTGCAAATTCCTCCCTTAAAAGGAAGTGCAGAAATGTGGATCCCAGTGGCTCAATCTGATGATTTTCAAGAAATCGAAATGATTGCCTTGAACTCACCAATTTCATCCAAACCTCTTGAGGAAGTTACCTATGGGAATTCCTTCCTTTATTTTCAGCTTAGTCCAGAGGATAGCGGAAAGGAAATTCAAGTTTCCTACCGGGTAAATCGTAAAGAAAAAGGTCCCTATGACGCTCCAGAGCCTGAAGCAGTGTTTTTAGCCTCTAATAAGTTGATGCCAAAGGGCGGTAGATTTGAAGAAATAGCCAGAGAAGCATTGGGTCAAAAAATCAATGAAAGTCATCTGATACAGGCTCGGGCCTTATATGATTATATCATTGATAATATGCGATATATGAAGTTTGGAAATTTTGGAAGAGGAGATTCAAACTATGCCTGTGATTCAAAAACGGGCAATTGTTCTGAATTTCATTCCTTTTTCATTTCCTTAGCCCGCTCTGTAGGGATTCCTGCCAGATTTGCCATTGGTGCCTCGATTCCTTCTGATCGAGATGAAGGAGGAATAGATGGCTATCATTGTTGGGCGGAGTTTTATGCAGATGGGAAATGGTGGCCGGTTGACATTTCGGAAGCCAACAAATACACTGCTTTGGCTACTTATTATTTTGGACGTCATCCAGCCAATAGAATTGAATTAAGCAAAGGGAGGGATTTGGAACTAAACCCTGGTCCAGATGCTGGCCCGATCAACTTTATTGCTTATCCGTTTTTGGAAGAGGGAGGGAAAGAAATAAAAGTGCCTTCCAAGTTTTCGTTTAAGCGATTAAAAGAGGTTTAA
- a CDS encoding sugar porter family MFS transporter translates to MKKSNTSSLYIWLVTLTAALGGFLFGYDWVVIGGAKPFYEPFFQIISPEDQGWGTSSALVGCMIGATLCIFLSEPYGRKRLLLISGFLFSLSAIGTALADTFWWFNFYRIVGGVAMGVALNLSPLYISEIAPAKNRGRLVTINQLLIMFGVLLAQLINWRISLLDSSLSETAGMEEIAASWSGQVGWRWMFGAETVPALLFFALMFWVPESPRWLIKMGRIDEAQQVLLKLGGEEYAKQSLSEIKLAIHGEGEKAFDLRALFQPTVIKLLVLGIFLAFLQQWSGINVVIYYAADIFQAAGFNLKQMMLNIVVIGGVMVASVFVTLATVDRFGRKTILMTCLFAMALIYGGIGYSFFADLGGSWVVVLVLANVMFYSISLAPLLWVLLSEIFPSKVRGAAISVGALAHWVGNFTLTYFFPAIKENLGWANNFWLYGVICLLGFVILWFALPETKGKSLEELEKELQG, encoded by the coding sequence ATGAAAAAAAGTAATACCTCTTCACTGTACATATGGTTAGTGACCTTGACTGCTGCACTTGGTGGATTTTTATTTGGATATGATTGGGTGGTCATTGGCGGCGCTAAACCCTTTTATGAGCCATTTTTCCAAATCATAAGTCCAGAAGATCAAGGATGGGGAACGAGTTCTGCATTAGTAGGATGCATGATCGGGGCCACTCTCTGCATTTTCCTGAGTGAACCTTATGGAAGAAAGCGTCTGTTGTTAATTTCAGGCTTTTTGTTTTCTCTTTCAGCGATAGGGACAGCATTGGCAGATACCTTCTGGTGGTTTAATTTTTATCGAATTGTGGGTGGTGTTGCAATGGGAGTAGCCTTAAATCTTTCCCCGCTTTACATTTCTGAGATTGCACCGGCTAAAAATCGGGGCAGGTTAGTGACGATCAATCAACTCCTGATCATGTTCGGCGTTTTGCTCGCCCAACTTATCAATTGGCGAATTTCGCTGTTGGATTCCTCATTAAGTGAAACTGCAGGAATGGAGGAAATTGCAGCAAGTTGGAGTGGTCAAGTGGGGTGGAGATGGATGTTTGGGGCAGAGACAGTACCCGCATTGTTGTTTTTTGCCTTGATGTTTTGGGTTCCAGAAAGCCCCAGATGGTTAATCAAAATGGGTCGTATTGATGAAGCTCAACAGGTTTTACTCAAATTGGGGGGAGAGGAATACGCCAAGCAATCTTTGTCTGAAATTAAATTGGCGATTCACGGTGAGGGAGAAAAAGCGTTTGACCTTCGAGCCTTGTTTCAGCCGACCGTGATCAAACTCTTAGTGTTGGGAATTTTCTTAGCCTTTCTTCAGCAATGGAGTGGGATTAATGTGGTGATCTACTATGCTGCAGATATTTTCCAAGCTGCAGGATTTAATCTGAAGCAAATGATGCTAAATATTGTGGTCATAGGCGGAGTGATGGTTGCCTCGGTTTTTGTCACACTTGCCACAGTGGATCGTTTTGGAAGGAAGACCATTCTCATGACTTGTCTGTTTGCGATGGCCTTGATCTATGGCGGGATTGGTTATTCCTTTTTTGCTGATTTAGGTGGAAGTTGGGTAGTGGTATTGGTTTTGGCAAATGTCATGTTCTATTCCATTTCATTGGCTCCATTGCTCTGGGTCTTACTGTCTGAAATATTTCCCTCCAAGGTACGTGGAGCGGCTATTTCTGTAGGAGCATTGGCACATTGGGTTGGGAATTTTACGCTGACTTACTTTTTTCCGGCAATCAAGGAAAATCTGGGTTGGGCCAATAATTTCTGGCTTTATGGAGTCATCTGCTTGTTGGGATTTGTCATTCTTTGGTTTGCACTTCCGGAGACCAAGGGTAAAAGTTTGGAAGAATTGGAAAAAGAACTGCAGGGTTGA
- a CDS encoding PAS domain-containing protein, with translation MNSTNYFNYPESNLATLLENVERLSKMGTWEMDFISQSIYWSEGVYRMMGYTPFEFEVTFENGLEIVFPEDRMAAIAHMNEALAGEKEYEIQKRLIKKNGEIIHVISKASVLRNEFGVPEKMIGVFQDISEFIITKEKLKKSKTTTQVLLEKLDGIFWEVDASTLEFKYISPQVELITGFTREEWMSEPDFWQNHIHPEDRDQAIYYCDLKTSQNLDHSFDYRFIRKDGRIIWLNDRVKVISENGKPKTLSGLMVDVTAEKNLSLALQDEISLKQNLIQHLPSSIFLLDEDQNFLLWNKKFEEWSECDPKEIHQMKPLDFFEEADRPQIQNAIIDLTISKRPVVLECHMKTKSGKRVPLLVSASRVIYKNQECILGVSQNISELVANKRALEESNKRYEILSKATNDAVWDFDVLSNQLVWAEGFNTLFGFDLDLVKPNLDFFIHRIHPEDRGRIFLKIQEFMKPNHPVSNWLEEYRFLKADGVYAFVVDKAAFIRDSEGRVIRVVGAMQDITERKQYETSLTNLNIKLERNVRELAISNMELEQFAFVASHDLQEPLRMISSFLMLLSSKYGDQLDEKAHRYINFARDGAKRMQQIILDLLELSRVGKPNEARVELNINSILEEVEANFKKLITEKQAIIARPILPNIQGYRTPVLQIFNNLIGNGLKYSKTGIPPKLTIQVKDADKEWVFSVKDEGIGIEKEYFDKIFVIFQRLHQGEEYPGTGIGLAIVKKAVDFLQGRIWVESEVGQGTVFYFTIPKA, from the coding sequence ATGAATTCTACCAACTATTTTAATTATCCGGAATCGAACTTAGCGACACTTTTGGAAAATGTCGAACGACTTTCCAAAATGGGAACTTGGGAAATGGATTTTATTTCTCAATCAATTTATTGGTCTGAAGGCGTCTATCGAATGATGGGATATACACCTTTTGAGTTTGAGGTGACTTTTGAGAATGGATTAGAAATTGTTTTCCCAGAGGATCGAATGGCTGCCATTGCCCATATGAATGAAGCTTTGGCCGGCGAGAAAGAGTATGAGATTCAAAAGCGCTTGATTAAAAAAAATGGCGAGATCATCCATGTTATTTCCAAAGCATCTGTTCTTAGAAATGAGTTCGGGGTGCCTGAAAAGATGATTGGAGTGTTTCAGGATATTTCAGAATTTATCATTACCAAAGAGAAACTGAAGAAATCTAAAACAACCACTCAGGTTCTCCTTGAAAAGTTGGATGGTATTTTTTGGGAAGTAGATGCTTCAACTTTAGAATTCAAATACATCAGTCCTCAAGTCGAACTGATCACCGGGTTTACCAGGGAAGAATGGATGTCTGAGCCGGACTTTTGGCAAAATCATATTCATCCTGAAGACAGAGATCAGGCGATTTATTATTGTGATCTCAAAACCAGTCAAAACCTTGATCACAGCTTTGATTATAGATTTATCCGAAAGGACGGACGAATCATCTGGCTCAATGACCGGGTAAAAGTGATCTCTGAAAACGGAAAGCCCAAGACCCTTAGTGGTCTCATGGTGGATGTGACAGCAGAGAAGAACCTTTCTCTGGCGCTTCAAGATGAAATTTCTTTGAAGCAAAATCTGATTCAGCATCTTCCTAGCTCGATTTTTTTATTGGACGAGGATCAAAATTTCTTACTCTGGAATAAAAAGTTTGAGGAATGGTCAGAATGCGATCCTAAGGAGATTCATCAAATGAAGCCCTTGGATTTTTTTGAGGAAGCAGACAGACCTCAAATCCAAAATGCCATTATTGATTTAACCATTTCAAAACGTCCAGTAGTCTTGGAGTGCCACATGAAGACTAAATCGGGTAAGCGGGTGCCATTATTGGTGTCGGCCTCGAGGGTGATTTACAAAAATCAAGAATGTATTCTTGGCGTTAGTCAGAATATTTCAGAATTGGTAGCAAATAAGCGAGCACTTGAAGAATCCAACAAGCGATATGAAATCCTTTCAAAAGCGACCAATGACGCAGTTTGGGATTTTGATGTGCTGTCCAATCAATTGGTCTGGGCAGAGGGATTTAACACGTTATTTGGGTTTGACTTAGACTTGGTGAAACCAAACCTCGACTTTTTTATCCATCGGATTCATCCTGAAGATCGTGGGCGAATATTTTTGAAAATTCAAGAATTCATGAAACCCAATCATCCCGTTTCCAACTGGCTCGAGGAATATCGATTCCTAAAAGCGGATGGGGTGTATGCTTTTGTCGTCGATAAAGCTGCCTTTATTCGAGATTCAGAGGGGAGAGTTATCCGGGTGGTGGGAGCTATGCAGGATATCACCGAACGAAAACAATATGAAACATCGCTCACCAATCTGAATATCAAATTAGAGCGTAACGTTCGGGAACTTGCGATTTCAAATATGGAGCTGGAGCAATTTGCATTTGTAGCTTCCCATGATTTACAGGAGCCTCTTCGCATGATTTCCAGTTTTCTGATGCTTTTGTCTTCTAAATATGGAGATCAACTGGATGAAAAAGCGCATCGATACATCAACTTTGCGAGGGATGGAGCAAAGCGAATGCAGCAAATCATTTTGGATTTGCTTGAGCTTTCCCGAGTTGGTAAACCCAATGAAGCTCGAGTGGAGTTAAATATAAATTCGATTTTAGAAGAGGTGGAGGCCAATTTTAAAAAGCTGATCACCGAAAAGCAGGCAATCATCGCTAGGCCCATTTTGCCGAACATTCAGGGTTACAGGACTCCCGTATTACAGATATTTAATAATCTGATCGGGAATGGGCTTAAATATTCAAAGACTGGAATTCCTCCAAAGCTGACAATTCAAGTAAAAGATGCAGATAAAGAATGGGTGTTTTCGGTCAAGGATGAAGGCATCGGCATAGAGAAGGAGTATTTCGATAAAATTTTTGTGATTTTCCAACGGCTACATCAAGGAGAGGAATATCCAGGTACAGGCATTGGTTTAGCCATCGTAAAAAAGGCAGTAGATTTTCTTCAGGGTAGAATTTGGGTGGAATCAGAAGTTGGTCAAGGCACGGTATTTTACTTTACGATTCCAAAGGCCTAA